The region CCCTTTTTCATCCCGCATCGACATCATTCCGACCGCTTTGCATTCGACAATGCACAGCGGCGCGATCTCTTCCTGGCACAGCACCAGAATATCAAGCGGGTCATTGTCATCGCAATACGTCTGCGGAATAAAACCGTAATTGGCCGGATAATGCACCGAGCTATAGAGAACGCGGTCGGTCATAAGCAGACCAGTCCGCTTGTCGAGTTCGTATTTGTTTTTGCTCCCTTTTGGGATTTCGACGATACCGAACACGCTTTCAGAGTCTTTTCTGCACGGTTCGACATCATGCCACGGATGCGCCATATCTTTCGCTCCTTACTAATTTGGCCAGAGTATACGGCATATCACCATTCATTGCAACG is a window of Candidatus Zixiibacteriota bacterium DNA encoding:
- a CDS encoding inorganic diphosphatase; translated protein: MAHPWHDVEPCRKDSESVFGIVEIPKGSKNKYELDKRTGLLMTDRVLYSSVHYPANYGFIPQTYCDDNDPLDILVLCQEEIAPLCIVECKAVGMMSMRDEKGRDDKIISVHANDPAYNGYDDISALPRHIIKELQRFFEDYKILENKEVVVENFRGRIDAVHAIHAAIALYHEMLPQLIKKYA